The Bradyrhizobium sp. WBAH42 genome includes a window with the following:
- a CDS encoding aspartate/glutamate racemase family protein: MKLLLLNPNTSTEVTQLMLEVGQRAASEGTELIPCTATRGVPYIATRTEAQIGGAIALEMLAEQHRKVDAAIIAAFGDPGLFAARESFDIPVVGMAEAAMLTACMAGRRFAIVTFAQALGPWYEECVRAHGLWERCAGIRMLDTPFQAISEVGTEKEDVLVELARRAIVEDEADVLIFAGAPLSGLAERVADRIPVPVVDQVIASVKQAEALHALRLRKASAGTFRRPAAKPTMGLADALAARLEHRDS; the protein is encoded by the coding sequence ATGAAGCTGCTGCTGCTCAACCCCAACACCAGCACCGAGGTCACGCAGCTGATGCTGGAGGTCGGGCAGCGCGCGGCCTCAGAAGGCACCGAGCTGATCCCCTGCACCGCGACCCGCGGCGTGCCCTATATCGCGACCCGCACCGAGGCGCAGATCGGCGGCGCCATCGCGCTGGAAATGCTGGCCGAGCAGCACAGGAAGGTCGACGCCGCGATCATCGCGGCGTTCGGAGATCCCGGCCTGTTCGCCGCGCGCGAGAGCTTCGACATTCCCGTGGTCGGCATGGCGGAGGCGGCGATGCTGACCGCGTGCATGGCTGGACGCCGCTTTGCCATCGTCACCTTCGCTCAGGCGCTAGGGCCCTGGTACGAGGAATGCGTCCGCGCCCACGGCCTGTGGGAGCGCTGCGCCGGCATCCGCATGCTGGATACGCCGTTTCAGGCGATCTCCGAGGTCGGCACCGAGAAAGAGGACGTGCTGGTCGAGCTCGCCCGGCGCGCCATCGTCGAGGACGAGGCCGATGTGCTGATCTTCGCCGGCGCCCCGCTCTCGGGCCTTGCCGAGCGCGTTGCCGACCGGATCCCCGTCCCCGTGGTCGATCAGGTCATAGCGTCAGTGAAGCAAGCCGAGGCGCTGCATGCGCTGCGTCTGCGCAAGGCGAGCGCCGGCACGTTCCGCCGGCCCGCCGCCAAGCCGACCATGGGCCTTGCCGATGCGCTCGCCGCCCGGCTCGAACATCGCGACAGCTGA
- a CDS encoding ABC transporter permease, translated as MGAAPASRDVTSYGMGLAAPLALFFLVFFVAPLLQLFWLSLHNDTAGLHWGLGQYLHFLTDPFSLGVLGSTLLLGAEVTAVCLVLGFPIAWLYQRVGPKLQTIIILIVLLPLLTSVVVRTFAWIVILGRQGIINATLQSLGLIDTPLKLLYTQFGVVIALAQVQMPLMTLPLITALGRIDPNLDDASCSLGAGSWRTFFRIVLPLSLPGVIAGCTLTYAAAITAFITQSLIGGGQMLFMPMYLYQQASTLQNWPFAAAISIIFLVAVLAVVSVFTTLGRMSRGYGGA; from the coding sequence ATGGGCGCAGCGCCGGCATCACGGGACGTGACGTCCTACGGAATGGGATTGGCAGCGCCGCTGGCGCTGTTCTTCCTGGTCTTCTTCGTCGCGCCGCTGCTGCAACTGTTCTGGCTCTCGCTGCACAACGACACGGCCGGGCTCCATTGGGGGCTCGGCCAATACCTGCACTTCCTCACCGACCCCTTCAGCCTTGGCGTGCTCGGCTCGACGCTGCTGCTGGGCGCGGAGGTGACTGCCGTCTGCCTCGTGCTCGGCTTTCCCATCGCCTGGCTGTATCAGCGGGTCGGGCCAAAGCTTCAGACCATCATCATCCTGATCGTGCTGCTGCCGCTTCTGACCAGCGTCGTGGTCCGCACCTTCGCCTGGATCGTCATCCTGGGGCGGCAGGGCATCATCAATGCGACGCTGCAATCGCTCGGCCTGATCGATACCCCGCTGAAACTGCTCTACACCCAGTTCGGCGTGGTGATCGCGCTGGCGCAGGTGCAGATGCCCTTGATGACGCTGCCGCTGATCACCGCGCTCGGCCGCATCGATCCCAATCTCGACGATGCCTCCTGCTCGCTCGGCGCCGGAAGCTGGCGCACCTTCTTCCGGATCGTGCTGCCGCTATCGCTGCCGGGCGTCATCGCCGGCTGCACGCTGACCTATGCCGCCGCGATCACCGCCTTCATCACCCAGTCGCTGATCGGCGGCGGGCAGATGCTGTTCATGCCGATGTATCTCTACCAGCAGGCCTCGACGTTGCAGAACTGGCCGTTCGCGGCCGCGATCTCGATCATCTTCCTGGTCGCCGTGCTCGCGGTCGTCTCGGTGTTCACCACGCTCGGCCGCATGTCGCGCGGCTATGGAGGCGCATGA
- a CDS encoding ABC transporter substrate-binding protein, with the protein MIMNRRSLLTTALTLGAMKAFPGLSFAQARPLVFATFTGSWEEAHKAVLVPAFRKANADAAMVLDPMLSVDQIAKVNAAKANPPIDVMLHDPGPALVAVGQDLVEPYPVEKSAYYKDLIAEAQEPMGPAPFFQVVGLTYNPEAVKTPPTSWADLWKPEFKGRVGITNLNSTLGTGWLVEIAKMRGGSEANVDPGFKALEELKPSLAAVAANPGALATLFQQGQIDISPGNFNAIQILKARGVPVEFVAPKEGAIAFKTTIHIVKNSPNRELAFKLIEAALTPEVQTTLMNPPYLIVPTNSKVTMGGEIARVLAKDTAELKKKFVFQDWKKINEQRSAWIERFNREIKI; encoded by the coding sequence ATGATCATGAACCGCAGAAGCCTGCTGACCACGGCGCTCACACTCGGGGCCATGAAGGCGTTTCCCGGCCTGAGCTTCGCCCAGGCGCGGCCGCTGGTGTTTGCGACCTTCACCGGAAGCTGGGAGGAAGCGCACAAGGCCGTGCTGGTGCCCGCGTTCCGCAAAGCCAATGCGGATGCCGCGATGGTGCTCGATCCCATGCTCTCGGTCGACCAGATCGCCAAGGTCAACGCGGCGAAAGCAAATCCGCCGATCGACGTCATGCTGCACGATCCCGGCCCCGCCCTCGTCGCCGTCGGCCAGGATCTGGTCGAGCCCTATCCGGTCGAGAAGAGCGCGTACTACAAAGATCTGATCGCCGAGGCGCAGGAGCCGATGGGCCCTGCACCGTTCTTCCAGGTCGTCGGCCTCACCTACAATCCGGAAGCGGTCAAGACGCCGCCAACCTCCTGGGCCGATCTCTGGAAGCCGGAGTTCAAGGGCCGCGTCGGCATCACCAACCTCAACTCGACGCTCGGCACCGGCTGGCTGGTCGAGATCGCCAAGATGCGCGGCGGCTCGGAGGCCAATGTCGATCCCGGCTTCAAGGCGCTGGAGGAGCTCAAGCCCAGCCTCGCCGCGGTCGCCGCCAATCCCGGCGCGCTCGCCACCTTGTTCCAGCAGGGCCAGATCGACATCTCGCCCGGCAATTTCAACGCCATCCAGATCCTGAAGGCGCGCGGCGTGCCGGTCGAGTTCGTGGCGCCGAAGGAAGGCGCGATCGCCTTCAAGACCACGATCCACATCGTCAAGAATTCGCCGAACCGCGAGCTCGCCTTCAAGCTGATCGAGGCGGCGCTGACGCCAGAGGTGCAGACCACGCTGATGAACCCGCCCTATCTGATCGTGCCGACCAATTCCAAGGTGACGATGGGCGGAGAGATCGCGCGTGTGCTGGCCAAGGACACGGCCGAGCTGAAGAAGAAGTTCGTGTTCCAGGACTGGAAGAAGATCAACGAGCAGCGCTCGGCCTGGATCGAACGCTTCAACCGCGAGATCAAGATCTGA
- a CDS encoding amidase: MTSDGSICDLTATELARTIARGEVSSREAVEAHLARIASLDPQLAAFVTVDADGARRAARMCDAASAPVGPLHGVPIGIKDLTDTAGLATTYGSVLFRDHVPAEDDLVVARLRRAGAIILGKTNTPEFGFGAVCTNRLRGPTRNPFDPALTSGGSSGGSAVAVASGMVPLAHGTDFGGSVRTPASFCGVASIRPTPGRIPSPRRPLGWDMLATHGFLARGVDDLELALSVCAGGDADDPLSLGSAGDDPPIAGRPRIAVTPDFGVAPVAHEVRVRFAAACESLARVADVVPSSPDCSGAIEAFRTLRAAHIANSYGDLLRTRRSELTPTVIWNIEAGANLSAQDYLTAERRRTAIYRSFRELFTVTDFLVAPAASVFPWPNEISDITAIDGAALETPIDYLAVTFIVSLVGFPVLTLPVPRGENELPFGIQIIAPPGCESRLFAFGRMLENELGFSHRRPPL, encoded by the coding sequence ATGACATCGGACGGATCGATTTGCGACCTCACGGCCACCGAGCTTGCCCGCACCATTGCGAGGGGCGAAGTATCCTCGCGTGAGGCCGTCGAAGCGCATCTGGCGCGGATTGCGAGCCTCGATCCGCAATTGGCGGCATTCGTGACGGTGGATGCGGACGGCGCCCGCCGCGCTGCGCGGATGTGCGATGCGGCCTCCGCGCCGGTCGGCCCGCTGCACGGCGTGCCCATAGGCATCAAGGACCTCACCGACACTGCGGGACTTGCGACGACTTACGGATCGGTGCTGTTCCGCGATCACGTCCCGGCCGAGGATGATCTCGTTGTGGCGCGGCTGCGGCGCGCCGGCGCGATCATTCTGGGCAAGACCAACACGCCGGAGTTCGGCTTCGGCGCGGTCTGCACCAACAGATTGCGCGGACCGACACGCAATCCGTTCGATCCCGCGCTGACCTCCGGCGGATCGTCCGGCGGCTCTGCCGTCGCGGTCGCATCCGGCATGGTGCCGCTGGCGCATGGCACCGATTTCGGCGGCTCGGTGCGCACGCCCGCCAGTTTCTGCGGCGTCGCCTCGATCCGGCCGACGCCCGGCCGCATCCCGTCGCCGCGCCGGCCGCTCGGCTGGGACATGCTGGCGACCCACGGCTTCCTCGCCCGTGGTGTCGATGATCTCGAACTCGCGTTGTCGGTCTGCGCTGGAGGCGATGCGGATGATCCGCTCTCGCTCGGCAGCGCCGGTGATGATCCACCCATCGCTGGCCGTCCCCGGATTGCCGTCACGCCCGATTTCGGTGTCGCGCCCGTTGCACACGAGGTTCGTGTGCGCTTCGCTGCGGCTTGCGAGTCGCTCGCGCGTGTTGCCGATGTCGTGCCGTCCTCGCCCGATTGCAGCGGCGCCATCGAAGCCTTCCGCACCTTGCGAGCCGCGCACATCGCGAACAGCTATGGCGACTTGCTGAGGACGCGGCGTTCTGAGCTCACGCCGACGGTGATCTGGAACATCGAGGCCGGCGCAAACCTCTCCGCGCAGGACTACCTCACCGCCGAGCGGCGTCGCACCGCGATCTATCGCAGCTTTCGCGAGCTGTTCACTGTTACCGATTTCCTGGTCGCGCCGGCTGCGTCGGTCTTTCCCTGGCCGAATGAGATCAGCGACATCACTGCCATCGATGGGGCCGCGCTCGAGACGCCGATCGATTATCTCGCCGTCACCTTCATCGTGTCGCTGGTCGGTTTTCCGGTCCTGACCTTGCCGGTGCCGCGCGGGGAGAATGAGCTGCCCTTCGGCATCCAGATCATCGCGCCGCCGGGATGCGAATCCCGCTTGTTTGCCTTCGGCCGCATGCTCGAAAACGAACTGGGTTTTTCGCATCGCCGGCCGCCTCTCTGA
- a CDS encoding FMN-dependent NADH-azoreductase, translating to MAKLLHLSCSPRAESVSTAGARVFLDGFRQTRPDWDVDVVDIWRERMPEFTGPIVEAKYARMKAQGFTDAQRESFAEAERMALRFSLADRVLISTPMWNFSLPYKLKQWFDIIVQPGLTFRFDPSQGYLPLLQDRPTLVIIASGSDFATGMNRGRIDMATPYLREILRFIGISNVRFVLIGPTTGPQQPIDAARERAHQRLAAIAATF from the coding sequence GTGGCAAAGCTCCTGCACCTGTCCTGCTCGCCGCGCGCCGAGTCCGTCTCGACGGCCGGCGCGCGCGTCTTTCTCGATGGCTTCCGCCAGACTCGGCCGGATTGGGACGTTGACGTCGTGGACATTTGGCGTGAGCGGATGCCGGAATTCACGGGCCCTATCGTCGAAGCCAAATATGCGCGCATGAAGGCTCAAGGCTTCACCGACGCGCAACGCGAGAGCTTTGCCGAGGCCGAGCGAATGGCGCTGCGCTTCTCACTCGCCGATCGCGTGCTGATCTCGACCCCGATGTGGAACTTCAGCCTTCCCTACAAGCTCAAGCAATGGTTCGACATCATCGTCCAGCCCGGCCTCACCTTTCGATTCGATCCATCGCAGGGATATCTTCCGCTGCTGCAGGACCGGCCGACGCTGGTGATCATCGCCAGCGGCAGCGATTTTGCCACCGGCATGAACCGCGGTCGCATCGATATGGCAACGCCCTACTTGCGGGAAATCCTGCGTTTCATCGGGATCAGCAATGTCCGTTTCGTGTTGATCGGTCCAACCACCGGACCGCAGCAGCCGATCGATGCCGCCCGTGAAAGGGCCCATCAACGCCTCGCTGCAATCGCCGCGACCTTCTGA
- a CDS encoding aspartate/glutamate racemase family protein, whose translation MITPSSNSVLEPVTSAMLAGVSGITAHFSRFRVTEIALDAAALSQFDASVMLPAADLLADAKVDAIAWNGTSASWLGIGRDRSLCEAIMARTNVLATTSTLACIDAARALGARRIGLVSPYTDDVQRRIADVWAEEGITPHAERHLGLRDNFSFGEVAPATIAGMIRAVAAEGSDAIVILCTNLDGAALAATLERELDIAVLDSVAVTLWRTLGLAGGDVTALAQWGRIFHTMQKIK comes from the coding sequence ATGATCACGCCGTCCTCCAACTCGGTGCTCGAGCCCGTCACCAGCGCCATGCTGGCCGGTGTCTCCGGCATCACCGCACATTTCTCGCGCTTCCGCGTCACCGAGATCGCGCTCGATGCCGCCGCGCTGAGCCAGTTCGATGCCTCGGTGATGTTGCCGGCGGCCGATCTGCTGGCGGATGCCAAGGTCGACGCGATCGCCTGGAATGGCACGTCCGCAAGCTGGCTCGGCATCGGGCGCGACCGTAGCCTGTGCGAGGCGATCATGGCGCGCACGAATGTTCTGGCAACGACATCGACGCTGGCCTGCATCGATGCGGCGCGCGCGCTCGGCGCGAGGCGCATCGGCCTGGTCTCGCCCTATACCGACGACGTGCAGCGGCGCATTGCCGACGTCTGGGCCGAGGAGGGGATCACCCCGCATGCCGAGCGGCATCTCGGCTTGCGCGACAACTTTTCCTTTGGCGAGGTCGCGCCGGCGACGATCGCAGGCATGATCCGGGCGGTGGCGGCGGAGGGGTCTGACGCCATCGTCATTCTCTGCACCAATCTCGATGGTGCGGCGCTTGCGGCCACGCTGGAGCGGGAGCTGGACATCGCCGTGCTCGATTCGGTCGCGGTGACGCTGTGGCGGACCCTCGGCCTCGCGGGCGGAGATGTGACGGCCCTTGCGCAATGGGGGCGGATCTTCCACACAATGCAAAAGATCAAGTGA
- a CDS encoding hydroxyisourate hydrolase: MAGGISIHAVDVASGRPAQGLRVEIWRIDPESQRIADGRLGANGVLDHAVAQGTGVTAGEYEVLFHLGEFFGEHDGFLTVTPFRFRIKNVDEHFHLPLKFTRWGYSLFRGA; encoded by the coding sequence GTGGCAGGCGGTATTTCCATTCACGCGGTCGATGTGGCGAGCGGACGGCCCGCGCAGGGCCTGCGCGTCGAGATCTGGCGGATCGATCCGGAGTCCCAGCGCATCGCCGACGGGCGGCTCGGCGCAAACGGCGTGCTCGATCATGCCGTCGCGCAAGGCACAGGCGTCACGGCTGGCGAGTACGAGGTGCTGTTTCATCTCGGCGAGTTCTTTGGCGAGCACGACGGCTTCCTCACCGTGACGCCGTTCCGCTTTCGCATCAAGAACGTTGACGAGCATTTTCATCTGCCGCTGAAATTCACGCGCTGGGGCTATTCGCTGTTCCGCGGCGCCTGA
- the hydA gene encoding dihydropyrimidinase encodes MGADLPHNAKDQVTETSVTQLDLTIRGGTIVTASDECRADIGIRDGRIVSIADRIEGAAREIDATGLLALPGGIDSHVHISQPSGPDVVMADDFASATRAAAAGGNTMVLPFALQEKGTSLRTCVENYRKLAEGECYIDTAFHLIISDPTAVVLGQELPALVKDGYTSFKVFMTYDDLVLSDKQLLEVFDVARREEALVMVHCEGYDAIRFLTSKLEREGHLAPYYHGTSRPQAVEREATHRAISHAEVIGVPIMIVHVSGREAMEQVRWAQQRGLPVHAETCPQYITLTADDMKGLNMDITGAKYVCSPPPRDVESQKAIWEGIASGVFQTFSSDHCPFRYDDPKGKLTPNARTSFRWVPNGIPGVETRLPILFSEGVSKGRITLQKFIELTATNHARIYGLYPRKGSIGVGFDADIVLWDPKLKKPIRQADLHHGADYTPWEGFEVTGWPVTTIARGEVVCSQGRIVGSKGAGQVLSRGKSSLI; translated from the coding sequence ATGGGGGCGGATCTTCCACACAATGCAAAAGATCAAGTGACGGAGACATCAGTGACGCAGCTCGACCTCACCATCCGCGGCGGCACCATCGTGACGGCCAGCGACGAGTGTCGCGCCGATATCGGCATTCGCGACGGCCGCATCGTCAGCATCGCCGATCGTATCGAGGGCGCGGCCCGCGAGATCGATGCGACGGGTCTATTGGCGCTGCCGGGCGGCATCGACAGCCACGTGCATATCTCGCAGCCTTCAGGCCCCGACGTGGTGATGGCCGACGACTTCGCCTCGGCGACGCGCGCGGCGGCGGCCGGCGGCAACACCATGGTGCTGCCCTTCGCGCTGCAGGAGAAGGGCACCTCGCTGCGCACCTGTGTCGAGAACTATCGCAAGCTCGCTGAAGGTGAGTGCTACATCGATACCGCCTTCCATCTCATCATCTCCGACCCGACTGCCGTGGTGCTCGGGCAGGAGCTGCCGGCCCTGGTCAAGGACGGCTACACCTCGTTCAAGGTGTTCATGACCTATGACGACCTCGTGCTCAGCGACAAGCAGCTGCTCGAGGTCTTCGACGTTGCGCGCCGCGAGGAGGCGCTGGTCATGGTCCATTGCGAGGGCTACGACGCCATCCGCTTCCTCACCAGCAAGCTGGAGCGCGAAGGTCATCTCGCGCCGTACTATCACGGCACCTCGCGGCCGCAGGCGGTCGAGCGCGAGGCGACGCACCGTGCCATCAGTCATGCCGAGGTGATCGGCGTTCCCATCATGATCGTGCACGTCTCCGGACGCGAGGCGATGGAGCAGGTGCGCTGGGCCCAGCAGCGCGGCCTGCCCGTTCACGCCGAGACCTGCCCGCAATACATCACGTTGACGGCCGATGACATGAAGGGCCTCAACATGGATATCACGGGCGCGAAATATGTCTGCTCGCCGCCGCCGCGCGATGTCGAGAGCCAGAAGGCGATCTGGGAAGGCATCGCGTCGGGTGTGTTCCAGACCTTCTCGTCCGATCACTGCCCGTTTCGCTACGACGATCCCAAGGGCAAGCTGACGCCGAACGCCCGCACCTCGTTCCGCTGGGTGCCGAACGGCATTCCCGGCGTCGAGACGCGGCTGCCGATCCTGTTCTCTGAAGGCGTCTCGAAGGGCCGCATCACCCTGCAGAAGTTTATCGAGCTGACGGCGACCAACCACGCTCGCATCTACGGCCTCTATCCGCGCAAGGGCTCGATCGGCGTCGGTTTCGATGCCGACATCGTTCTCTGGGATCCCAAGTTGAAGAAGCCGATCCGGCAGGCCGATCTGCATCACGGCGCGGACTACACGCCGTGGGAAGGTTTTGAGGTCACGGGATGGCCGGTGACGACGATCGCCAGGGGAGAGGTCGTCTGCAGCCAGGGCCGCATCGTCGGCAGCAAAGGCGCAGGCCAGGTGCTGAGCCGGGGCAAATCGAGCCTGATCTGA
- a CDS encoding GntR family transcriptional regulator, which yields MQQKSEPNPGRKSPKLKRMGLHERAAARMRTMIIRGELPPGSQTQETKLSKELGVSRTPLREAMKVLAAEGLIELRPNRSPRIADIAVDGISELFEALAGIERLAAELAAERATERDLARLRTLQTRMEGHHRNGKLDDYFALNGEIHNTIVRMARNTPLREAHETLISRAERARYLALGADRRWSNSVDEHADILAALEARDGEAAGRLLGAHVARTGTALLEVLAASQAKRTAA from the coding sequence GTGCAGCAGAAATCCGAACCGAACCCGGGGCGAAAGTCGCCCAAGCTCAAGCGAATGGGACTGCATGAGCGCGCCGCCGCGCGGATGCGGACGATGATCATTCGCGGCGAGCTGCCGCCGGGCTCGCAGACCCAGGAGACGAAACTGTCGAAGGAGCTCGGCGTATCGCGCACCCCCTTGCGCGAGGCGATGAAGGTGCTGGCGGCGGAAGGGTTGATCGAGCTGCGTCCCAACCGCAGCCCGCGCATTGCCGATATCGCGGTCGACGGCATCTCGGAATTGTTCGAGGCCCTCGCCGGCATCGAGCGGCTCGCCGCCGAGCTTGCCGCGGAGCGCGCCACCGAGCGCGATCTCGCCCGCCTGCGCACGCTGCAGACCCGGATGGAAGGTCATCACCGCAACGGCAAGCTCGACGATTATTTCGCACTCAACGGCGAGATCCACAACACCATCGTCCGCATGGCGCGCAACACGCCGCTGCGCGAGGCGCACGAGACGCTGATCTCCCGCGCCGAGCGCGCGCGCTATCTCGCGCTCGGCGCCGACAGGCGCTGGAGCAATTCGGTCGACGAGCACGCCGACATCCTCGCCGCCCTCGAAGCGCGCGACGGCGAAGCGGCCGGCCGCTTGCTCGGCGCGCATGTCGCGCGCACCGGCACGGCGCTGCTGGAAGTCCTCGCCGCCTCTCAGGCCAAGCGGACGGCGGCCTGA
- a CDS encoding ABC transporter permease, which translates to MSGRKRTLEAISFELVMTVIAVIALLIIIAPSLVVLIVSFTSGFSLRFPPPGYSLRWYVELWNAWQLHFAAKNSLIVALWATGLSVALGVAAALAISRSQTLSARLLDSLFMSPLVLPALAFGLAALMLFSLVGLPVSPLTLVIGHTVVCVPYVVRNTVAALAQLEPTLLESSAVLGASRLYTFRRIVLPLIRPGIIAGAFIAFMSSFDNVPVSLFLRDAATDMLPIRMWQDLEGKLDVTIAALSGVLIIATVALVALMERVTGLSRRLTN; encoded by the coding sequence ATGAGCGGCCGCAAGCGCACGCTCGAGGCGATCAGCTTCGAGCTCGTCATGACTGTGATCGCGGTGATCGCGCTTCTCATCATCATCGCGCCGTCGCTCGTGGTTCTGATCGTCTCCTTCACCAGCGGCTTCTCGCTGCGCTTCCCGCCGCCCGGCTATTCGCTGCGCTGGTACGTCGAGCTGTGGAATGCCTGGCAGCTGCATTTCGCCGCCAAGAACAGCCTGATCGTGGCGCTGTGGGCGACCGGCCTGTCCGTCGCTCTCGGCGTCGCTGCGGCGCTTGCGATCTCACGGTCACAGACGCTGTCGGCACGGCTGCTCGATTCGCTGTTCATGTCGCCGCTGGTGCTCCCCGCCCTCGCCTTCGGCCTCGCCGCGCTGATGCTGTTCTCGCTGGTCGGACTGCCGGTGTCGCCGCTGACGCTGGTGATCGGCCACACCGTGGTCTGCGTGCCCTATGTCGTGCGCAACACGGTCGCGGCGCTCGCCCAGCTCGAGCCGACCCTGCTCGAAAGCTCGGCCGTGCTCGGCGCGAGCCGCCTCTACACCTTTCGCAGGATCGTGCTGCCGCTGATCCGGCCGGGCATCATCGCCGGCGCCTTCATCGCCTTCATGTCGTCCTTCGACAACGTGCCGGTGTCGCTGTTCCTGCGCGATGCCGCGACCGACATGCTGCCGATCCGGATGTGGCAGGATCTCGAAGGCAAGCTGGATGTCACCATCGCCGCGCTGTCGGGCGTGCTGATCATCGCCACCGTCGCGCTGGTCGCACTCATGGAGCGCGTCACCGGCCTGTCGCGTCGGCTCACCAACTGA
- a CDS encoding ABC transporter ATP-binding protein, with protein sequence MADAPSGRSLVVDAVTHRYPSGALAVENINLDIKGGEIIALLGPSGCGKTTLLRIIAGFIAQTQGRIIIGDDIVDALPPNKRAVGIVFQNYALFPHLSISENVAYGLAARGIDKATRQREAQRLLELVQLPAMAERLPRQLSGGQQQRVALARALAIKPSILLLDEPFAALDKNLRLDMQIEVKRLQRVSGITTLIVTHDQEEALSMADRVAVLSHGKLEQFGSPSDVYDRPQTLFVNTFVGSTNRMPGVVVSADRTAAKVRLDAGAEIIARPAGGALSEGGRVTVCIRPEHLQFVGDETGFAGVVGMSLPLGATVVHEVTTADGSGVKVSQARIGETRALENGAAVRLAPLAPSLANAFPATL encoded by the coding sequence ATGGCTGATGCGCCAAGCGGCCGATCGCTCGTCGTCGATGCGGTCACCCACCGGTATCCGAGTGGCGCGCTTGCGGTCGAGAACATCAATCTCGACATCAAGGGCGGCGAGATCATCGCCCTGCTGGGCCCCTCCGGCTGCGGCAAGACAACGCTCCTGCGCATCATCGCGGGCTTCATCGCGCAGACGCAAGGGAGGATTATCATCGGCGACGACATCGTCGATGCGCTGCCGCCGAACAAGCGCGCCGTCGGCATCGTGTTCCAGAACTACGCGCTGTTCCCGCACCTGTCGATCAGCGAGAACGTCGCCTATGGCCTCGCCGCCCGCGGCATCGACAAGGCGACACGCCAGCGCGAGGCACAGCGCCTGCTGGAGCTGGTGCAATTGCCCGCGATGGCCGAGCGGCTGCCGCGGCAGCTCTCCGGTGGCCAGCAGCAGCGCGTGGCGCTCGCCCGCGCGCTCGCGATCAAGCCGTCGATCCTGCTGCTCGACGAACCCTTCGCCGCGCTCGACAAGAATTTGCGGCTGGACATGCAGATCGAGGTCAAGCGGCTGCAGCGCGTCTCCGGCATCACCACGCTGATCGTGACCCACGACCAGGAGGAAGCGCTGTCGATGGCCGATCGTGTCGCCGTGCTGAGCCATGGCAAGCTCGAGCAGTTCGGCTCGCCATCGGACGTCTATGACCGTCCGCAGACGCTATTCGTCAACACCTTCGTCGGCTCCACTAACCGCATGCCCGGTGTCGTGGTCTCGGCGGACCGCACTGCTGCCAAGGTGCGTCTCGATGCCGGCGCGGAGATCATCGCACGGCCCGCGGGCGGTGCACTCAGCGAAGGCGGCCGCGTCACCGTCTGCATCCGCCCCGAGCATCTGCAATTCGTCGGCGACGAGACCGGCTTTGCCGGCGTCGTCGGCATGTCGCTGCCGCTCGGCGCCACCGTCGTGCACGAGGTCACCACGGCCGACGGGTCCGGCGTCAAGGTTTCTCAGGCACGCATCGGCGAGACGCGAGCTTTGGAGAACGGCGCGGCGGTGCGCCTCGCACCGCTTGCCCCATCGCTCGCCAATGCCTTTCCCGCAACGCTTTAG